A genomic segment from Triticum dicoccoides isolate Atlit2015 ecotype Zavitan chromosome 1A, WEW_v2.0, whole genome shotgun sequence encodes:
- the LOC119280452 gene encoding uncharacterized protein LOC119280452 yields MGSSGGSSDYFLRQLSSSDGGSAPAPAPRQPGEWECGGGRRGSRRWSRKKARARGHRRGGGGFCGAPEEAAAAGRKRVMVVVDQSSGAKHAMMWALTHVANRGDFLTLLHVLPRGGGARGDDAAALANSLGSLCKACKPEVEVEALVIQGPMLATVLSQVKKLEASVLVLSQSKPSPFCCFMRSRGEVLVEECISRAECLTLAVRRQSKGVGGYLVSTRWQKNFWLLA; encoded by the exons ATGGGGAGCAGCGGGGGCAGCAGCGACTACTTCCTGCGCCAGCTGAGCTCCAGCGACGGCGGcagcgcgccggcgccggcgccgcgccAGCCGGGGGAATGGgagtgcggcggcggcaggcggggcTCGAGGAGGTGGTCGAGGAAGAAGGCGCGGGCGAGAGGccaccggcgcggcggcggcgggttctGCGGGGCGCCGGaggaggccgcggcggcggggaggaagcgggtgatggtggtggtggaccaGAGCTCCGGGGCCAAGCACGCCATGATGTGGGCGCTCACCCACGTCGCCAACCGGGGGGACTTCCTCACGCTGCTCCACGTCCTGCCGCGCGGCGGCGGCGCCCGCGGCGACGACGCCGCCGCGCTCGCCAACTCCCTCGGCTCCCTCTGCAAGGCCTGCAAGCCCGAG gtggaggtggaggcgctTGTGATCCAGGGGCCCATGCTGGCCACCGTCCTGAGCCAGGTGAAGAAGCTGGAGGCGTCCGTGCTCGTGCTCAGCCAAAGCAAGCCCTCCCCTTTCTGCTG CTTCATGCGGAGCCGCGGCGAGGTGCTGGTGGAGGAGTGCATCAGCAGGGCGGAGTGCCTGACGCTGGCGGTGCGGCGGCAGAGCAAGGGCGTCGGCGGCTACCTCGTCAGCACCCGGTGGCAGAAGAACTTCTGGCTCCTCGCTTGA